The sequence GGATTAGCTTTTATTTTTGGAAGTGTTTCTGTTGGTAATATCAATGGCAGTTTTATTCCTGCTGTATTTGCGTTCCTCATTAATCTTATCCGCGAAATTATAAAAGATATGGAAGATATTGAAGGTGACAAGATAAATAATGTCCAAACTTTTCCAATCAAGTATGGATTCAATACCTCAAAAAATCTTGTTATTGTTTTTGCAATTTTCTTAATTCTGTTTACTTTAGTTCCGTTCATTTTAAAGTTATACAGGATTGAATATTTTATAATGGTTATGATAACAGTAAATACAATTTTGGTTTACTTTATCAAAATGCTAATTAACAGTACAAGTAAGAAAAATTTAGGCAGACTTAGTTCGATCTTAAAATTAGATATGGCACTAGGGTTAATTGCAATTTATCTAGGCAAATAAATTAAAATGATGAAAAATTTTGATAATTCATTTCTTAGTGATAAGATAAATTTAATTGCTGGTATAGACGAAGCTGGCAGGGGACCGCTTGCCGGGCCAGTGGTTGCTGCATCTGTCATTTTTAAGAATGACATTTTTATCCCACGTGTGAACGATTCGAAAAAATTATCTTCTAAAGTAAGAGAAGAACTTTTTTATGAAATTAAAAGCAAAGCTCTGGCTTGGTCATTTTGTATTATAAACCAGCAACAAATTGATAGGATTAATATTTTGCAGGCAACTCTTAAAGCGATGAAAAAATCTTTTGAAAAATTAAAAGTAAAACCAGATTTGATTTTAATAGATGGTAACAAATCCTTTTATTCAAAAATACCAACGCTGGCAATTGTTGATGGTGATGAAAAATCATTCTGCATTGCTGCAGCTTCAATTATAGCTAAAGTAACACGAGACAAAATTATGACCGCACTCTCAAAAAAATATCCGCAATATTTTTGGGAACAAAATAAAGGTTATGGTACAAAAGCTCATATCGGGGCTTTGAAGAAGTTTGGACCTTGCATTCTCCATCGAAAAACTTTTTTAAAAAATATTATTGGTGTGCAAAATGAATTTGAGTTCAAGTAAAGTTGGAAATGAAGGAGAAGATTTAGCCTGTGATTTTCTTTTGAAGAAAGGCTTCAAAATTATAGAACGAAATTATCGTTATGGAAAGACAGGTGAAATTGATATTATTGCAAAAGATGGCGAAACGCTGGTTTTTGCTGAAGTAAAGTACAGAAAGAATCTGGAATTTGGCGAGCCCGAATATGGAATTACTAAGAATAAAATGAATCAGCTTAGAAAACTGGCAAACACATATCTATTTGATAAAAATATAAATGAAGTTACTTGCCGATTTGATGTTGTGGCTATTCTGGAATTAACCAAAGGAAAACCAGTTATCAATTATTACGCAGATGCTTTTTAGTACTAATTCAATTATCAAAATTTTAACTTATTTTTTTATTTGCTATCTTTACATCAAAATCAAATTGTTTTTAAGTAATAATGCCTGCAGAAAAAATCTCTAATAAAAATACTTTGACAAAGAATAAATTAAATGAATTCTTTGATACAATTGGTGGATTAACGGCTTTCTCTATCCTGTTTTTTAAAAATCTTTTTATTCCTCCGTTTGATGTTGCAGAAATTAAAAAGCATATGGATGAACTTGGAGTTAAAACACTTCCGATAGTTAGTATAACTGGTTTTATAATTGGTCTCGTTCTTACAATGCAAAGCCAGCCAGTTATGATTCGTTTTGGAGCTGAAGCTTTTTTACCTGGAATGGTAGCTCTATCTGTTGTTAGAGAATTGGGACCTGTTCTTACCGCACTTATTTTTGCTGGCAGAGTCAGCTCTGGTATTGGTGCCGAACTTGGTTCTATGCGCGTAACTGAACAAATTGATGCTATGGAAGTTTCTGCTATCAATCCATTTAAGTTTTTGGTTGTTACGCGTGTAATTGCTTGCACAATGATTCTTCCAATATTAACAGTTTATGTTATTTTCATTGCAGTTATTGGAGGCTATCTTGCACTCATAATTACTCAAAGTGTAAACTTCAATTATTATATTGATTCGGTTTTAAAAGCAATTCAGTTCGGAGATGTTATTCCCGGAATTGCCAAGACTTTTGTCTTTGGGTACATTGTTGGAATTGTTGGAGCTTACAAAGGCTTTACCGCCAGCAGTGGAACGGAAGGTGTTGGACGTGCTTCAACAACTTCTGTTGTAGTTTCATCTCTTTTAATTCTTTTATTCGATACTATTTTAGTAAAAATTTCTTTGTGGTTATGGCCGACTTAATTGTAAAAATAAATAATCTATCCAAAGGATTTGATAGTAATAAAGTTCTTGATGACATTTCACTAAATGTTGATGTAGGAGAAAACTTAGTTGTTTTTGGTAGAAGCGGAACAGGTAAAAGTGTTTTATTAAAGTGTATGATTGGATTGATGATTCCGGAAGATGGAGAAATTTTTATTGATGGTAGAAATGTTCTTAAATTAAAAATTAATGAGCTTAATGAAGTTCGGAAACAAATTGGATTTCTCTTTCAAAGTGGGGCTCTTTACGATTCGATGTCAGTCAGGGAAAACTTAGCGTTTCCACTTATTCGTAATTTTAATTTTTCCGCAAAAGAAATTGAGGAAAAAGTAATTAATGCTTTGCATATGGTTTCGCTTGAAGATGCGATTGGCAAGATGCCTTCAGAGCTATCTGGTGGAATGCGAAAAAGAGTTGCGCTTGCCAGATCAATTATTACTGAACCAAAGTTGATGCTTTACGATGAACCGACAACTGGACTTGATCCTTTAACTACAAAAGAAATTAGTGAGTTGATTTTAGAACTTCAAAAAAAATTAAATATGACTTCAATTGCTGTTACTCACGATTTGATTTGTGCAAACATTATTGCAGATAGAGCAATCTTTTTAATAGAAGGTAAAATAAAATACCAGGGCACAATACAGGAACTAACAAGCTCTGAGGATATTTTCCTTAGAAATTTTTTCAGTAAAGAAACAATTATATCTTGACAGGAGATTTTAATGTTTAAACATTTAACAGGTGCCAGATTAGGATTATTTGTTTTTCTGGGCACCATACTTTTAGTGATTGCCATTTTTTTAGTTGGAAATAAGGAATCACTTTTTACACCAACTTTTACTGCAAAAGCGATGTTCAATAACATTGAAGGCTTGCGTGTTGGCGCGGCTGTTAGAATGAGCGGTATTGATGTTGGAAGTGTAAGCGATATTGAAATTGCAAAGGATACCACAGGAAAAGTAATAGTTTCTATGCGGATTCAATCTGAAGTTAGAAATTTTATTCGTATCGATTCCAAAGCATCAATTGAAACAGAAGGTTTAGTTGGGAATAAAATTGTCGTTTTAACTGTCGGAAGCACAAGCGCCAAAGTTGTAGCCGAAGGCGGTTTTATTACTTCAAAATCACCATTAAGCATTGCTCAAATTATTGAAGAAAGCCAGGGAACCTTGAATTATATAAAGGAGATAAGCAAAGATTTTTCTGAAATAGTTAATAAGATTAATCGTGGTGATGGAACAATCGGAAAACTTATTAATGATGATCAATTGTATAATTCAACCAACCAGCTTACTGTTTCTGCCGATAAAAGTTTAAGTTCTATAACCTCACGAATGAACCAAATTGGTGATGCTATTGTTGGAGTAACTGCTGATTTTCAAAATATTGTTACTGGAATTGATAGCATTGTTAAAAAAATTGATGGTATTGTTGCCACAGTTAAGGAGGGGAAAGGTGTTTTAGGTTCTTTAGTTTCAGAAAAAAGTAGTTACAATGATTCTGTTACTGTAATTGTGCGTAATTTATTATCAATGACTGATGGAATAAAAACTGGCGCAACTAAGTTTGCAGAAAATATGGAAGCTTTAAAACACAACTGGTTGTTCAAAAGCTATTTTGAAGAGCGCGGTTATTGGGATATTGGCGAATATGAAAAAAGTGTGGATAGTAAAATTCAAGAGTTGAAAGATAGAACAAGAACTTTAGATGAAAGGATAAAACAGTTGCAGGAGATTGAAAGACGAACAGGTGGAAGTAAGTAGATTTAAATCAATAGTGCTCAGTAATTGCATTTCACTTTTACTTTAATCAGGCATTCCAATTTTTAATATCAAAAACTACGTTTAAAAGAGTTGATAGTTTTGTATGGCAAAAAAAGAAATTTATTCCAGAGATAAAATAATTGTTAAAGGTGCACGCCAGCATAATCTTAAAAACATCGATATAGAAATTCCAAGAAATAAATTAGTTGTTTTTACAGGTGTAAGCGGAAGTGGAAAATCATCTTTGGTGTTTGATACAATTTATGCTGAAGGACAACGCCGATATGTTGAAAGCCTTTCATCTTATGCACGCCAGTTTCTGGAAAGAATAAACAAACCTGATGTTGATTTCATTTATGGCATTTGTCCTGCAGTTGCCATCGAACAAAAAACTGGTACCAGAAATACCCGTTCAACTGTTGGAACAACAACCGAGGTTTATGATTACCTCAGGCTTCTTTTTGCAAGAATAGGAAAAACATATTGTATCAACTGCGGAAATGTTGTAAAGAAGGATACAGTTGGTACTGTATCCGATTGGCTTGAAACACAATCAGAGGAGGAAAGATTTTATCTTGGGTTCCCAATTCACCCACACGCCGGAAGAACTGTAAAGGAAGAATTCGAACTGTTAAAAAAACGGGGATTTTTCAGAGTCTTTATTAAAAACGCGATAATAGACTTGAATGAAGATTATAAACTTCCCAAGAAGAAAGAAAATATTTTTGTTGTAGTTGATCGCTTTAAAATAAAAAAAGGACAAGTAAGGGAAACACTTTCCGAATCAATTGAAACCAGTTTTAAAGAAGGCGAAGGTAGAAATTGTGTTATAAATGCCGGAACAAATGAAGTAAAACATTTTAATAAATTTTATGAGTGTTGTGGTATTCGCTATGAAGAACCTGAACCAAGGTTCTTTTCATTTAACAATCCATTTGGAGCTTGTCCGGTTTGCCAGGGCTTTGGCAGAACAGTTGGAATTGATATGGACCTTGTTGTACCGGAACCAAACTTAACAATATTGGATGGTGCAATTGCACCCTGGCGCTCTGTAAAATTCAGTAAGCACTTAAGAGATTTGGTAAGAACAGCAAAAGAAAATAATATCCCAATCAACATCCCTTTCAAAAATTTAACTGAAGAACAAATTAATTTAATTAAAAAAGGTTATAAGGGATTTCATGGGATTGAAGGATTTTTTGAAGAATTAGAACGACATACATATAAAATGCACATTCGGGTTTTACTTAGCCGGTACCGTGGTTGTACTTTGTGTAGTGCCTGCAAGGGTTCCCGCTTACGAAGAGAAACTTACCAGGTAAAGATTGAAGGTAAAGCTATACAGGATTTGATTTCACTTTCAATTGAAAATGTTTTGAACTTTTTCAAATCCATTAAATTATCAGAATACGATTTGGCAGTTGGTGATAGGTTATTAAAAGAAATAATCAAGCGATTAACTTTTTTAAATGATGTAGGATTAGGATACCTTACAATTGATAGAATGAGCAGCACTCTTTCCGGCGGAGAAACGCAAAGAATAAATCTTGCTACTGCATTAGGTTCTTCGCTAATTGGAACTCTATATGTCTTGGATGAACCGAGCATTGGATTACATCCGAGAGATAATTCAAGATTGATCAACATACTAAAATCATTAAGAGATATTGGCAACACAGTTTTAGTTGTAGAGCACGATCCTGAGATGATGAAAGAAGCTGATGTACTTGTTGATATGGGACCGCGCGCTGGAATCAATGGTGGAGAAATAGTTGCAATTGGAAGTTATGACGAAGTATTAAGAAATGAAAATTCACTAACTGCAAAATATCTTTCAGGAAAATTATCTATTCCAATTCCAGAGCATAGAAAAGTTGAAGAAACAAAAGTTATTACTATTAAAGGCGCTCGGGAAAATAATCTAAAAAATATTGATGTTGAAATTCCGTTGAATAAATTTGTTGTTATTACCGGTGTAAGTGGATCTGGTAAAAGTACATTAATACACGATTGCTTATATGGCGGAGTTGTAAAAACCAAAGGAGGCAACCCGGCAAAGATTGGCAGGTTTGATGATATCAGCGGAGTTAAATATATAAATGCAATTGAAATTGTCGATCAATCTCCGATAGGTAAATCTCCGCGGTCAAATCCTATCAGTTATGTTAAGGCGTTTGAGCACATCCGGGAGTTGTTTGCCTCGACTCACCAGGCAAAGGCTAAAGGATATAAACCCGGCTATTTTTCTTTTAATGTCCCCGGTGGCAGATGCGAAACTTGCCAAGGTGAAGGTTACGTGAAAGTTGAAATGCAGTTTTTGGCTGATATATATTTGGAATGTGAGGATTGCAAAGGAACACGATTTAAAAAAGAAATTAGAGAAATTACATTTAAAGGAAAGAACCTTGTTGATGTACTGGAAATGTCAGTTGATGTTGCTCTTGAGTTTTTTAGTGGCACAAAAAAAATTGAAAGTTATCTTCAGGTTCTTTCTGATGTAGGATTGGGCTACATTAAACTTGGTCAGCCATCCAATACACTTTCCGGTGGTGAGGCACAGCGTGTTAAATTGGCGGCTCATCTTGTTACTCAACGGCAATCAGATAATACACTTTTTATTTTTGATGAACCAACAACCGGACTTCACTTTGATGATATCAGAAAATTGTTGAATTGTTTTTTTATGCTTTTAAAAAATAATAATTCAGTTGTAATCATTGAGCATAATATGGAAATTATTAAATGTGCTGATTTTATAATTGATCTTGGTCCCGATGCTGGTGAAAGGGGCGGAAATATTGTTGCAACAGGAACACCGGAAGAAATTGCAAAAGTGCAACAATCATTTACCGGACAATTTCTAAAGAAAATGCTGAATTAATAATTAATTTAGTTTCTCTTGATTATTCATATTCAAAAGAAAATTATTTCTATAAAAATGAATTTGAGATCATATAAAAAAGTTTTATCTTATTAAAAGACCACGACTCCGATTTGTAGGACAAAACCTTACATTACTTTCAGTCAAACGCCTATACCTCACAAATTTACTTAATACTATGTTTCATTCAGTTATTTGAAGTTCTTATAAATACTGATTGATCCCATAATAAAAATTTTCAGTGAAAAAATTAAAAGTATCACATTCAATAAAAGAATTTAACATTAGAGGGAAGAAACAAAATCTGAAAGGCAAGAATAATTAATGGGCACATTAACTTGCCTCAACAGTAACTAAGGGGAGTAATTTAGAATCAGAAATTACTCCTCATCAAGTTTTTAATTTTTTAATAATAAATATAAGAGGGCAGCTATGAGCGACAATGAAAAAAACAAACTATCAATGTACCAGACAGTCATCTCCTATCTAAATGAAAACAGAGATATAATTTCCACAAATCGTTCGTTTTACTATGCAATTTCCAAGCTGCGTAAAGCGATGGATGAAATAAAAGTAAGAG is a genomic window of Ignavibacteriales bacterium containing:
- a CDS encoding ribonuclease HII, whose translation is MMKNFDNSFLSDKINLIAGIDEAGRGPLAGPVVAASVIFKNDIFIPRVNDSKKLSSKVREELFYEIKSKALAWSFCIINQQQIDRINILQATLKAMKKSFEKLKVKPDLILIDGNKSFYSKIPTLAIVDGDEKSFCIAAASIIAKVTRDKIMTALSKKYPQYFWEQNKGYGTKAHIGALKKFGPCILHRKTFLKNIIGVQNEFEFK
- a CDS encoding YraN family protein encodes the protein MNLSSSKVGNEGEDLACDFLLKKGFKIIERNYRYGKTGEIDIIAKDGETLVFAEVKYRKNLEFGEPEYGITKNKMNQLRKLANTYLFDKNINEVTCRFDVVAILELTKGKPVINYYADAF
- a CDS encoding ABC transporter permease, with the protein product MPAEKISNKNTLTKNKLNEFFDTIGGLTAFSILFFKNLFIPPFDVAEIKKHMDELGVKTLPIVSITGFIIGLVLTMQSQPVMIRFGAEAFLPGMVALSVVRELGPVLTALIFAGRVSSGIGAELGSMRVTEQIDAMEVSAINPFKFLVVTRVIACTMILPILTVYVIFIAVIGGYLALIITQSVNFNYYIDSVLKAIQFGDVIPGIAKTFVFGYIVGIVGAYKGFTASSGTEGVGRASTTSVVVSSLLILLFDTILVKISLWLWPT
- a CDS encoding ATP-binding cassette domain-containing protein, with amino-acid sequence MADLIVKINNLSKGFDSNKVLDDISLNVDVGENLVVFGRSGTGKSVLLKCMIGLMIPEDGEIFIDGRNVLKLKINELNEVRKQIGFLFQSGALYDSMSVRENLAFPLIRNFNFSAKEIEEKVINALHMVSLEDAIGKMPSELSGGMRKRVALARSIITEPKLMLYDEPTTGLDPLTTKEISELILELQKKLNMTSIAVTHDLICANIIADRAIFLIEGKIKYQGTIQELTSSEDIFLRNFFSKETIIS
- a CDS encoding MlaD family protein, encoding MFKHLTGARLGLFVFLGTILLVIAIFLVGNKESLFTPTFTAKAMFNNIEGLRVGAAVRMSGIDVGSVSDIEIAKDTTGKVIVSMRIQSEVRNFIRIDSKASIETEGLVGNKIVVLTVGSTSAKVVAEGGFITSKSPLSIAQIIEESQGTLNYIKEISKDFSEIVNKINRGDGTIGKLINDDQLYNSTNQLTVSADKSLSSITSRMNQIGDAIVGVTADFQNIVTGIDSIVKKIDGIVATVKEGKGVLGSLVSEKSSYNDSVTVIVRNLLSMTDGIKTGATKFAENMEALKHNWLFKSYFEERGYWDIGEYEKSVDSKIQELKDRTRTLDERIKQLQEIERRTGGSK
- the uvrA gene encoding excinuclease ABC subunit UvrA encodes the protein MAKKEIYSRDKIIVKGARQHNLKNIDIEIPRNKLVVFTGVSGSGKSSLVFDTIYAEGQRRYVESLSSYARQFLERINKPDVDFIYGICPAVAIEQKTGTRNTRSTVGTTTEVYDYLRLLFARIGKTYCINCGNVVKKDTVGTVSDWLETQSEEERFYLGFPIHPHAGRTVKEEFELLKKRGFFRVFIKNAIIDLNEDYKLPKKKENIFVVVDRFKIKKGQVRETLSESIETSFKEGEGRNCVINAGTNEVKHFNKFYECCGIRYEEPEPRFFSFNNPFGACPVCQGFGRTVGIDMDLVVPEPNLTILDGAIAPWRSVKFSKHLRDLVRTAKENNIPINIPFKNLTEEQINLIKKGYKGFHGIEGFFEELERHTYKMHIRVLLSRYRGCTLCSACKGSRLRRETYQVKIEGKAIQDLISLSIENVLNFFKSIKLSEYDLAVGDRLLKEIIKRLTFLNDVGLGYLTIDRMSSTLSGGETQRINLATALGSSLIGTLYVLDEPSIGLHPRDNSRLINILKSLRDIGNTVLVVEHDPEMMKEADVLVDMGPRAGINGGEIVAIGSYDEVLRNENSLTAKYLSGKLSIPIPEHRKVEETKVITIKGARENNLKNIDVEIPLNKFVVITGVSGSGKSTLIHDCLYGGVVKTKGGNPAKIGRFDDISGVKYINAIEIVDQSPIGKSPRSNPISYVKAFEHIRELFASTHQAKAKGYKPGYFSFNVPGGRCETCQGEGYVKVEMQFLADIYLECEDCKGTRFKKEIREITFKGKNLVDVLEMSVDVALEFFSGTKKIESYLQVLSDVGLGYIKLGQPSNTLSGGEAQRVKLAAHLVTQRQSDNTLFIFDEPTTGLHFDDIRKLLNCFFMLLKNNNSVVIIEHNMEIIKCADFIIDLGPDAGERGGNIVATGTPEEIAKVQQSFTGQFLKKMLN